Proteins from a single region of Hordeum vulgare subsp. vulgare chromosome 6H, MorexV3_pseudomolecules_assembly, whole genome shotgun sequence:
- the LOC123402013 gene encoding protein DETOXIFICATION 35-like, which produces MVLMEAPLLVKRPEEDAAAPRSYAEAREALVREAERLWAIAAPITFNILCLYGVNSATQLFAGRLGNLQLSAAAVGLSVVSNFSFGFLLGMGSALETLCGQAYGAGQLGALGVYMQRSWIILAVSAALLSPLYVFATPILRALGQDDAIAGAAGDFTLRILPQMFSLALTFPTQKFLQAQSKVMVLAWISLAALAAHVAMLYLFVSRLGWGLAGAAAAYDVTSWGIAVAQVVYVVRWCGDGGGWDGLSWKAFEGLWAFAKLSLASAVMLCLEVWYMMVLVVLTGHLDDAEIAVGSVSICMNLNGWEAMLFIGLNAAISVRVSNELGSGRPRAAKHAVASVIVQSLLIGLVAMALILAYRNSFAALFTGDRGMQAAVGKVAYLLAVTMVLNSVQPVISGVAIGGGWQALVAYINLGCYYAFGLPLGFCLGYLLRLGPQGIWAGMLCGTALQTAVLLAVIWNTDWEDEAAQASERISAWAGEGKQVHGDAGVGDDGDLKEAFRV; this is translated from the coding sequence ATGGTCCTCATGGAGGCGCCGCTGCTGGTGAAGAGGCCGGAGGAGGACGCGGCAGCGCCGAGGAGCTACGCGGAGGCGCGGGAGGCGTTGGTGCGGGAGGCGGAGCGGCTGTGGGCCATCGCGGCGCCCATCACCTTCAACATCCTCTGCCTCTACGGCGTCAACTCCGCCACGCAGCTCTTCGCCGGCCGCCTCGGCAACCTGCAGctctccgccgccgccgtcggcctcTCCGTCGTCTCCAACTTCTCCTTCGGCTTCCTCCTCGGCATGGGCAGCGCGCTCGAGACGCTCTGCGGGCAGGCGTACGGGGCCGGCCAGCTCGGCGCGCTCGGCGTGTACATGCAGCGGTCCTGGATCATCCTCGCCGTCTCGGCCGCCCTGCTCTCCCCGCTCTACGTCTTCGCCACGCCCATCCTGCGCGCGCTCGGCCAGGACGACGCCATCGCCGGCGCCGCGGGGGACTTCACGCTCCGCATCCTCCCGCAGATGTTCTCGCTCGCGCTCACCTTCCCCACGCAGAAGTTCCTGCAGGCGCAGAGCAAGGTCATGGTGCTGGCCTGGATCAGCCTCGCCGCGCTCGCCGCGCACGTCGCCATGCTGTACCTCTTCGTGTCGCGACTCGGGTGGGGgctcgccggagccgccgcggccTACGACGTCACCTCGTGGGGCATCGCCGTGGCGCAGGTGGTGTACGTGGTGCGGTGGTGCGGGGACGGCGGCGGGTGGGACGGCCTGTCGTGGAAGGCGTTCGAGGGGCTGTGGGCCTTCGCCAAGCTCTCGCTGGCCTCCGCCGTGATGCTCTGCCTGGAGGTGTGGTACATGATGGTGCTCGTCGTCCTCACGGGCCACCTCGACGACGCGGAGATCGCCGTCGGCTCCGTGTCCATCTGCATGAACCTCAACGGGTGGGAGGCGATGCTCTTCATCGGGCTGAACGCGGCCATCAGCGTGCGCGTGTCCAACGAGCTGGGCTCCGGCCGGCCGCGCGCGGCGAAGCACGCCGTGGCGTCGGTCATCGTCCAGTCCCTCCTCATCGGCCTGGTCGCCATGGCGCTCATCCTGGCATACCGCAACAGCTTCGCGGCGCTCTTCACGGGCGACCGGGGCATGCAGGCCGCCGTGGGGAAGGTGGCCTACCTGCTGGCGGTCACCATGGTGCTCAACAGCGTGCAGCCGGTGATCTCCGGCGTGGCCATCGGCGGAGGGTGGCAGGCGCTGGTGGCGTACATCAACCTGGGCTGCTACTACGCGTTCGGGCTCCCTCTAGGGTTCTGCCTCGGCTACCTCCTCCGGCTCGGCCCCCAGGGCATCTGGGCGGGGATGCTGTGCGGGACGGCGCTGCAGACGGCGGTCCTGCTCGCCGTCATCTGGAACACGGACTGGGAGGACGAGGCGGCGCAGGCCAGCGAACGGATCAGCGCCTGGGCCGGCGAGGGCAAGCAGGTTCATGGGGACGCCGGCGTTGGCGACGACGGCGACCTTAAGGAAGCCTTCCGAGTGTGA
- the LOC123404796 gene encoding protein DETOXIFICATION 35-like — MVVSVRDDETGALVAVVGGEGDEPDDDPWDAPPVRTARAGLAVFAEESRRLWAIGAPIAFNILCLYGTNSTTQIFVGHVGNRELSAVAIGLSVVSNFSFGFLLGMGSALETLCGQAFGAGQVAMLGVYMQRSWIILTTSALLLSPLYIFAGSILRLLGQEESIAAAAGEFTLRIIPQMFALAINFPTQKFLQAQSKVAALAWIGFAALIVHVGLLALFVSALGWGVAGAAAAYDISSWLTALAQVAYVVGWCRDGWTGLSRAAFTELWAFVKLSLASAVMLCLEIWYMMVLVVLTGHLDDAEIAVDSISICMNINGWEGMLFIGLSAAISVRVSNELGSGRPRATVHAVAVVLAQSLALGLAAMVLILATRNQFSVIFTGDRHLQKAVANIAGLLAVTMVLNSIQPVISGIAVGGGWQAIVAYINLGCYYAFGLPLGFIFGYLFRWGVTGIWAGMLCGTALQTGILMYMVFKTDWKAEASRALERVRLWGGQHEKLPTTDTEDTSQLAS; from the exons ATGGTAGTGTCGGTGCGCGACGACGAGACCGGCGCGCTCGTGGCCGTCGTTGGCGGCGAAGGCGACGAGCCGGATGACGACCCGTGGGACGCGCCGCCCGTGCGTACGGCGCGCGCCGGGCTGGCGGTTTTCGCGGAGGAGTCGCGGCGGCTGTGGGCCATCGGCGCGCCCATCGCGTTCAACATCCTCTGCCTCTACGGCACCAACTCCACCACGCAGATCTTCGTCGGCCACGTCGGCAACCGCGAGCTCTCCGCCGTCGCCATCGGCCTCTCCGTCGTCTCCAACTTCTCCTTCGGCTTCCTC ctgGGCATGGGGAGCGCGCTGGAGACGCTGTGCGGGCAGGCGTTCGGCGCGGGCCAGGTGGCCATGCTGGGCGTGTACATGCAGCGGTCGTGGATCATCCTCACGACCTCGGCGCTCCTCCTCTCGCCGCTCTACATCTTCGCCGGGTCGATCCTGCGGCTGCTCGGCCAGGAGGAATCAATCGCGGCCGCCGCCGGCGAGTTCACGCTCCGCATCATCCCGCAGATGTTCGCGCTCGCCATCAACTTCCCCACGCAGAAATTCCTGCAGGCGCAGAGCAAGGTGGCGGCGCTGGCGTGGATCGGCTTCGCCGCCCTGATCGTCCACGTCGGCCTGCTGGCCCTCTTCGTGTCCGCGCTCGGCTGGGGCGTCGCCGGCGCCGCTGCCGCCTACGACATCTCCTCCTGGCTAACCGCGCTCGCGCAGGTGGCGTACGTGGTCGGGTGGTGCCGGGACGGGTGGACGGGCCTGTCCCGCGCGGCCTTCACCGAGCTCTGGGCCTTCGTCAAGCTCTCGCTCGCCTCCGCCGTGATGCTCTGCCTCGAGATCTGGTACATGATGGTGCTCGTGGTGCTCACGGGCCACCTCGACGACGCCGAGATCGCCGTCGACTCCATCTCCATCTGCATGAACATCAACGGGTGGGAGGGGATGCTCTTCATCGGGCTCAGCGCGGCCATCAGCGTGCGCGTGTCCAATGAGCTGGGCTCCGGCCGGCCGCGCGCCACGGTGCACGCCGTGGCGGTGGTGCTGGCGCAGTCGCTGGCGCTGGGGCTGGCGGCCATGGTGCTGATCCTGGCGACGCGGAACCAGTTCTCCGTCATCTTCACGGGCGACCGGCACCTGCAGAAGGCCGTGGCCAACATCGCCGGCCTGCTCGCGGTCACCATGGTGCTCAACAGCATCCAGCCCGTCATCTCGGGCATCGCCGtcggcggcggctggcaggccATCGTCGCCTACATCAACCTCGGCTGCTACTACGCCTTCGGCCTCCCCCTCGGGTTCATCTTCGGCTACCTCTTCCGATGGGGCGTCACG GGGATTTGGGCGGGGATGCTGTGTGGGACGGCGTTGCAGACGGGGATCCTCATGTACATGGTCTTCAAGACCGACTGGAAGGCCGAG GCATCGAGGGCGCTGGAGAGGGTGAGATTATGGGGAGGGCAGCACGAGAAGCTTCCCACAACAGACACGGAAGACACTAGCCAGCTAGCTAGCTGA